The genomic segment ATACAGATTTGGGCGTGACAGGCACGTAGGATTTCATTATCACTAGGTCACTAGGAATGATTTTATCTTCAAAAGATGCCCTAACAATACCATCAGGTCTATCAGCTTTTTTTATTACTCCTCTAATGCCAGAAACAGTTTGAATTCTTGCTCCGATGCACCGCGATGCTTCTAAACTACTGTTAAACATCCCTTTTATGAATGCagtatttttgtatattttgtgcGGTTCTCCTATaagtttcaattttttaactaCTTTTACATCTGAAGCTTCTCCTAGTACCACCCCTGTAAGGGATATGCGATAAGACTTTATTTTATTCCAATTCTTTATACCAACAACGCCTGTGTTTGGTGGAGCCAGTGGTCCATATACCACTGCAAGACAGTGTAAGTGCTCAGGAGTATATTTAAGCATTTTAACTCTTACTTTATTGCGATCTTCCATGCAATAAAGAGGTAGCGATTGAAATCGTCTCCAACCAATGGAGAAAAGGATTGGATCTTCATTTTTCAGGATTTTAGGAGCCCATCTATGTCTTTTCACGCGAATCAATGTATGCCCAAAATTGGATTCGCCATGCAATAAACCTCCAATTACCACAACAGATGATTTATCTTTAACCTTATCTAGCCAAGACTTTGGTACATTTGATACTCCTATTTTTACATACTTCCCAATGAAACTTGAAGATAGATGTTTTTGTACGGATTCTATCCCTTTGAAATCAAAAGTCTCCATATATTCACGTTGCCGTAATTGTTCTTGGAGTCGTTGCTTTTTGGTGATAAAATGTGGGTCACTTTCATCATAAATCATcatatcatcatttgtatgatcattttcattttcactGGTAGagttatattcataatgATCGTCATTTTCTGCATCTGAATCGCCATTGGTTTTATCAGTGCCTTTTTTGAATAATGACTGTACCATTTCACTATTTATTAGTTCATCAAAGTTAGTGTCCTTTAGTACAATATCAAAAATCCTTTGatcattcaaatttggatCAAATAGATCTTCTTCCTTGGATATATCAGAAAGGTGGTTACCAAGTAAGCTACCAGCACTTAGGTTTACCGGCTtgtaaatcaatttcatcaactCGTTACACTGAAAATCAATGTCATTATCTTGTGTCCTTAATAAAAACGGGTCAACTGTTTTATTGTCATTTGTTCTTTTATCTAGTTCATCAACAACATTTTTTTTAGTTTCAATATTAGTATTATCATTGGTAATTGGATTATcaaaatgattatatagatTCATATTATCGCCATTGATAAGATTAACGCTATCAGTAGTGAGCTTGAATTCactattaaaattgtcaagTGGTCGATCTACTTTTTGTAGCTGACGAACCATACGTACTGCATCGGTAACATTTTGCTCATCATCACTATCAATGCCTTCAGTAAAGTGTGTTTTGACATTTGGCAAAGTAATGTACATATCCTCATCATCAAGCATTACCATGCCTATATCACAACCAGGGGCGTAAATTCCCCTTTGTTTATCTTGCAATGTGCGTTTACCAACTGTAGGTATTGGACAGGGATCGTTGCAATCTTGTATAGAAGTTATTTGAAAATCCCCCGCACCAGGAATGTGAATATGTTGATCCGTGGCAAATCTACCACCATAGACATAACCATAAAAGTAAGTAATATTGTCTAGTAACTCGTGTCTTAGTGACACTGTATACGGATGGGACGTTCTCCAAGACAAGGTAATTGGTTTTTGAACTGAAATAAATCTAGCAAGGTTGCTAATTTCAATCTTGTCATATCTGTTGTTCTTCAGCTTACTTAAGTAGAATAGTTTGGCTCCATCATAAATTTCAGCCCAAAATCTCTtcttaaaatcatttttacacTTTCTGATAGCCTTGTTATCACTTTTGAACATGTCAAGATGGGTAAGCACTCCAATTGCCCTTGGGAAACCatgaatttgaagaatgttaataaattcGAAAGTATCCATTTCATAGCCATAACTAGCATctatcaatattatcactAAATCTGCAACCTTAGAGGCATCCAACATGTGTTGCATTTGTGATGGACATTCTATAAACGTCAGCCTTCTGTTTTTAGAAGAAACCAGAGTAATTGGGCCTGAGAGATTAGTAATATTACGACGAGTGTAATGCTTGACCAGCGATTTGATTAGGGTAGATTTGCCGCTCTAGATAATAAGTGACATACCTTGGGTGGTCCTTGGATTACTACGATGAACGGCGGAGGATTATCAGTTTGTTTAACTACTTTTTGTACCTTTAGccttttatcatttatctCAGCTGTTCTTTGGACGCGACGTTGGACACTGTTTACACCACCAGAGAATGTGAAGGCTTTGGGATTGTGTCGTTTGACGTCAATTCTCTTATCCTTACCCTTTCCCTTTAATTTAGCCATACtaactattatattagGTATAAAtcaatggtaaattttggTAATACAAAGCATTAACTGCGAATGAACTGAATTTGACTACATGGCTTGATACGATTGTTGGTATAAATTTAGCCGcacaaaataatatccAGACTAAACACTACATACAAGACTGGCTTGTGTTAtgtgataaaaaatgtgaatattttttaacaGCTATCTACCtgctaaaattaaaatctATATAAAGCTTATTCATCTGGCATTTGCAATTGTTTCTATGACTTTTAGCAATTGTttttccaatttatcaataataacaCGTTTCGGTTGTTTAAATTCAGGGGGTTCACTgtttatttcattatttgaAGCATAGTAACTGTCATTCTTTTCTCTGTTGTTGGTACTTTCACTATCACTATCATGTTTATAATCATGATCAGAGTCATCACGTTTATAATCATGATCGGAATCATcatgtttataattatGATTTGAACCATCACGTTTGTAATCATGATCTGAATCATCACGTTTGTAATCATGATCTGAATCATCATGCTTGTAATCACGATCTGAATCATCACGTTTGTAATCATGGTTAGAGTCGTCATGTGAATGATTTGAGTATTTGTGATCTGCACTGCTCAAATTCAACGAAACATTATCCTTAACATCATCAGCTTCATGTTTTCCATCtattttggattttttatttttgaatgatttCGATTTTTTTCTTCCGAATAACCCCCGTCTCTttttttttgatttattacCATTGTTGCTTGGTTTGTTATTGTGTTTATTCTCCTtctttttaaataatgttttGTTTTTCTTTAGGCCCTTTTCCTTGTTAACCTTACGGGACAGGCCCTTGTGTAACCAATTTTTAGGTTTCTTCGATGTTTTATGTGATCTGGCCAAAAAAGACACAGATTCCGTTTCATTGTTTTTAGCTATAATTGCCTTTGAACACACAAAATGAATGTGGAAAAGATGTATAAGAGTTATAGTCGTAAGCAGCgataatttcatattttaGCTTGCACCTTTACGGCACATTCTACCATTACTTTGCGCATTCTCCCacatgtatatatatgttattgCCACAATATCtatattggataatattttagtaaataattatatttgttatcatttggtaaatagataaatacattcaattaATCGTTATAATActtacaatatttaaatctatCATAATGATTATGAATATCTATTATTAAGTGACCATCATTACATAATCAACGTGATTAATTGGTCAATAActcataaattaaattaaaatcgATTTACCAATTTAAAAAACTATATGATTGCCTATAATTAGCGATATTAGTGTACAATTCACCACTAGGGAATATTcagtttatcaaataacaccactaaataaattcagAATGAATGTGACTATCCTTCCGTATGTTCAACAGCAGAATATAACAACATGTTAGCGTATGGTGAATTAGGGCTAAAACCGACCTTTTTGTTGCTCTTCATCCATGCAGACAACTTTTCAAATGTCTCTTCATTATCAACCTGTCTATGTACAGTTTCGATATCATTCTTCATCGGATAAATGTTTGtaaacaataatttgtttggcCAATTTGAAGGTATTATTTTTCGTTTACCTACTTGTCCACGAAGATTTGGACATAATTGCAACAATTTATCCAGCCCTCCAGCCAATCCATTATGCGAAAATTGGTCCTCCTCCTTTTCCACCTTTTCAAGTTCACTCTCAATCTGTCGTTCAGTAACCATAGTATATGTGGTGTCTAAATTCCATTCAGTTTTGCAGCCAAATGATAATACTAGTGGATCAGTGGGCGGTCGCTTCTTGTCCAAATTGGGATCTTTAGtatatttggaaaagaCAGCTACATCCCCCAATGTCTTACAAACTGACATATCACTGTTTGATTGAGAATATAAAACAAGCCTATCTCCCACTGGATGTCCAGCAACATAATCTTTGTTGGGGCAATCAATGTAATGTACGTTGGAAAAGTCATGGGTACATTCAATTTGCATCATTTGCTCCACCTTCTTATGCTTTTTTCTTTTGCCTTTATGAGTTATTGTTTTAGATAGTTGGTTTGAAGGTAAAGAAACTGCTGAGGAATTTGAATCTGCACCGCATGGTAGAGGTTCTGGATCCTCCGGTACTGAGCAATCAGCCTTAGGTGGATCCCATATATTCATCTTACAATACCAATTATCCGGTAACTTTTCCACGTTAACATGACTTGGCAATTGTCTCCACTTTTTACACCCCTCACATTGCACCCAATTAACCAATGACAACGGCAATATCTCCTTTTTTGTCTTCTTTGTCAAATATGACTTATTTCCTCTTCTGCCCCTCaagttaaaattattggatGTTGAAGGCTTATATTTGGACTCCGTCTTGATGTAATCATCATGCCTACTGGGTTTTATTGTTCTGCCCGAATAACTATTGTATGTctcattttcatatttttcaaaattattataccTATTGCTTGCATTAGTATCCTGGCGCTTTTTATCATACCTTTTGCTATAGCAATTATCGTATACTTTATTGTTGTCTTTAATGCCATAGTTGCAGGATCTGGTATAGGTTTTCCTGCTGTGACCATTGCTTATAATACCCTTAACATGCGTATTATTCATGTCTTtatgtgaaattttttgtttatcaTCAGTACTAGGGTATGTTTTAATCTCCTGGGCAATATTACTGATATCAGTATTGGTGACTTTCGGTAGGTCTGACAATTGCGGAAGTTCAATCTTATCCACCTTCATGAGAAGATCATTGAGATTGTAATAGTTAAATTCCTTGGCATCAATTGGTGGTATCTCAACAATCCCCGTTTTCAGCGGGATGGGAggtatttgtaaatttagtAAAGATTctttacaatatttggTAGTCAAGCAGTTTCCACTCTCGGCATCCAAGGGTTTGATTGGTAAACATGTGGATGTTACTGTGGATTCTGGTATGTGCTCCTGCTTAATGCCTGTGTCTAACTTAGCCCTAGGTATGGGCGCTGATGATATAACTGCGTAAGTGCTGGGTATGGTATCCGGATGAAGGTCAGGGAGTTGACATTTAGGATCAATTGGTagattattatcaattgatAACTTTTCTATGTCATTATATGCCTCCTCCGGTATATCGCAGgaagaaaattttttattagGATTCATGGAGCAAACCCAATCATTAGGCAATTGATCCAGTGGATAATCCGATGGTAATTTTCGCCATTTGGAACATGAATCGCATTGTGCCCAATTTATGGCGGTTTCTGTATCCATAGCATTCATTTATTGACGTATAATTGAATGAGTTACATATGAATGTGTCAATGATGTAATCGGGTGGTtgaattatatcatttagtTAGTAACATggtacaataattttgatattttagtgatatataataatattttacataaaataGGAGCGCAAACTagaagataaaaataatgattatCTTGTTACAACAGTAATAACATGTGCACCCCATGGATCATAGCTGATATCTATGTCTAATAACACAAAGCTAATACATCCAACATCATTTACAACAAAGgctaaatttaaaataagtTTGATTTTCTCATTATTCGGATGAATTCCTCCTCGTTGATCTCGCCGTCTCC from the Babesia microti strain RI chromosome I, complete genome genome contains:
- a CDS encoding BMS1, ribosome biogenesis protein BMS1 (overlaps_old_locusTagID:BBM_I02460), which encodes MAKLKGKGKDKRIDVKRHNPKAFTFSGGVNSVQRRVQRTAEINDKRLKVQKVVKQTDNPPPFIVVIQGPPKSGKSTLIKSLVKHYTRRNITNLSGPITLVSSKNRRLTFIECPSQMQHMLDASKVADLVIILIDASYGYEMDTFEFINILQIHGFPRAIGVLTHLDMFKSDNKAIRKCKNDFKKRFWAEIYDGAKLFYLSKLKNNRYDKIEISNLARFISVQKPITLSWRTSHPYTVSLRHELLDNITYFYGYVYGGRFATDQHIHIPGAGDFQITSIQDCNDPCPIPTVGKRTLQDKQRGIYAPGCDIGMVMLDDEDMYITLPNVKTHFTEGIDSDDEQNVTDAVRMVRQLQKVDRPLDNFNSEFKLTTDSVNLINGDNMNLYNHFDNPITNDNTNIETKKNVVDELDKRTNDNKTVDPFLLRTQDNDIDFQCNELMKLIYKPVNLSAGSLLGNHLSDISKEEDLFDPNLNDQRIFDIVLKDTNFDELINSEMVQSLFKKGTDKTNGDSDAENDDHYEYNSTSENENDHTNDDMMIYDESDPHFITKKQRLQEQLRQREYMETFDFKGIESVQKHLSSSFIGKYVKIGVSNVPKSWLDKVKDKSSVVVIGGLLHGESNFGHTLIRVKRHRWAPKILKNEDPILFSIGWRRFQSLPLYCMEDRNKVRVKMLKYTPEHLHCLAVVYGPLAPPNTGVVGIKNWNKIKSYRISLTGVVLGEASDVKVVKKLKLIGEPHKIYKNTAFIKGMFNSSLEASRCIGARIQTVSGIRGVIKKADRPDGIVRASFEDKIIPSDLVIMKSYVPVTPKSVYNPILDEGGSRIRSIVELKGEFGVAASIGNPYPLKSALTHPVKNPSTIKIPTNLVKNLPFQSRPKKIASDTQIESLPIITSPEHSKSAVLFTKLMTIRKARQERRAEKAKLHRAKVAMGAIKSNEARDAIMRKRIKKRNMLASKKHAIMRDKLAI
- a CDS encoding hypothetical protein (overlaps_old_locusTagID:BBM_I02465), producing the protein MKLSLLTTITLIHLFHIHFVCSKAIIAKNNETESVSFLARSHKTSKKPKNWLHKGLSRKVNKEKGLKKNKTLFKKKENKHNNKPSNNGNKSKKKRRGLFGRKKSKSFKNKKSKIDGKHEADDVKDNVSLNLSSADHKYSNHSHDDSNHDYKRDDSDRDYKHDDSDHDYKRDDSDHDYKRDGSNHNYKHDDSDHDYKRDDSDHDYKHDSDSESTNNREKNDSYYASNNEINSEPPEFKQPKRVIIDKLEKQLLKVIETIANAR
- a CDS encoding CW-type Zinc Finger (overlaps_old_locusTagID:BBM_I02470); this translates as MNAMDTETAINWAQCDSCSKWRKLPSDYPLDQLPNDWVCSMNPNKKFSSCDIPEEAYNDIEKLSIDNNLPIDPKCQLPDLHPDTIPSTYAVISSAPIPRAKLDTGIKQEHIPESTVTSTCLPIKPLDAESGNCLTTKYCKESLLNLQIPPIPLKTGIVEIPPIDAKEFNYYNLNDLLMKVDKIELPQLSDLPKVTNTDISNIAQEIKTYPSTDDKQKISHKDMNNTHVKGIISNGHSRKTYTRSCNYGIKDNNKVYDNCYSKRYDKKRQDTNASNRYNNFEKYENETYNSYSGRTIKPSRHDDYIKTESKYKPSTSNNFNLRGRRGNKSYLTKKTKKEILPLSLVNWVQCEGCKKWRQLPSHVNVEKLPDNWYCKMNIWDPPKADCSVPEDPEPLPCGADSNSSAVSLPSNQLSKTITHKGKRKKHKKVEQMMQIECTHDFSNVHYIDCPNKDYVAGHPVGDRLVLYSQSNSDMSVCKTLGDVAVFSKYTKDPNLDKKRPPTDPLVLSFGCKTEWNLDTTYTMVTERQIESELEKVEKEEDQFSHNGLAGGLDKLLQLCPNLRGQVGKRKIIPSNWPNKLLFTNIYPMKNDIETVHRQVDNEETFEKLSAWMKSNKKVGFSPNSPYANMLLYSAVEHTEG